From one Leifsonia soli genomic stretch:
- a CDS encoding glutamate synthase subunit beta, with amino-acid sequence MADPKGFLKVTERELPKRRPVSVRLMDWKEVYEAQDPAQLRRQAGRCMDCGVPFCHSGCPLGNLIPEWNDLMWRGEGRQAIERLHATNNFPEFTGRLCPAPCESSCVLGINQPAVTIKQVEVSIIDQAWQNGWVQPQPPERLTGKTVAVVGSGPAGLAAAQQLTRAGHTVAVYERDDRIGGLLRYGIPDFKMEKKHLEARLNQMMAEGTRFRAGVDIGTDISWDDLRARYDAVVVATGAMVPRDLPIPGRELSGVHFAMEYLVQQNKAGAGDQISDQITADGKHVVVLGGGDTGADCIGTAHRQGAASVTNLAIGKQPPAERPEHQPWPTTPTLFEVQSAHEEGGRREYLASTVEFVSNEFGEVRALRVAETEFLDGRRVPKAGTEREIPADLVLLALGFTGPEQQDLSSQLGLPFDGRGNVARDSDYQTEQEGVFVAGDAGRGQSLIVWAIAEGRAAAAAVDRYLEGETQLPSPIRPTDRGILV; translated from the coding sequence GTGGCTGATCCCAAGGGATTCTTGAAGGTGACCGAGCGGGAGCTGCCCAAGCGCCGCCCCGTCTCGGTCCGGCTGATGGACTGGAAAGAGGTCTACGAGGCCCAGGACCCGGCGCAGCTGCGCCGCCAGGCCGGCCGCTGCATGGACTGCGGCGTGCCGTTCTGCCACTCGGGCTGCCCACTGGGCAACCTGATCCCCGAGTGGAACGACCTCATGTGGCGCGGCGAGGGCCGCCAGGCGATCGAGCGCCTCCACGCGACGAACAACTTCCCGGAGTTCACCGGGCGGCTGTGCCCGGCGCCGTGCGAGTCGTCCTGCGTGCTCGGCATCAACCAGCCGGCCGTCACGATCAAGCAGGTCGAGGTCTCGATCATCGACCAGGCCTGGCAGAACGGCTGGGTGCAGCCGCAGCCGCCGGAGCGCCTCACGGGCAAGACGGTCGCCGTCGTCGGCTCGGGCCCAGCCGGCCTCGCCGCCGCGCAGCAGCTGACGCGCGCCGGTCACACCGTCGCCGTCTACGAGCGCGACGACCGGATCGGCGGCCTGCTGCGGTACGGCATCCCGGACTTCAAGATGGAGAAGAAACACCTCGAGGCGCGTCTCAACCAGATGATGGCCGAGGGCACCCGATTCCGCGCGGGCGTCGACATCGGCACGGACATCAGCTGGGACGACCTGCGCGCCCGGTACGACGCGGTCGTCGTCGCCACCGGCGCCATGGTCCCGCGCGACCTGCCCATCCCGGGCCGGGAGCTCTCGGGCGTGCACTTCGCCATGGAGTACCTCGTCCAGCAGAACAAGGCGGGCGCTGGCGACCAGATCTCCGACCAGATCACCGCGGACGGCAAGCACGTCGTCGTCCTCGGCGGCGGCGACACCGGTGCGGACTGCATCGGCACCGCCCACCGCCAGGGCGCCGCGAGCGTGACCAACCTCGCCATCGGCAAGCAGCCGCCGGCGGAGCGCCCCGAGCACCAGCCGTGGCCGACCACGCCGACGCTGTTCGAGGTCCAGTCGGCGCACGAGGAGGGCGGACGCCGCGAGTACCTGGCGTCGACCGTCGAGTTCGTCTCCAACGAGTTCGGCGAGGTGCGCGCCCTGCGCGTCGCCGAGACCGAGTTCCTGGACGGACGCCGGGTGCCCAAGGCGGGCACGGAGCGCGAGATCCCCGCCGACCTGGTGCTTCTCGCCCTCGGATTCACCGGCCCGGAGCAGCAGGATCTGTCCTCGCAGCTGGGTCTCCCGTTCGACGGCCGCGGCAACGTGGCGCGCGATTCCGACTACCAGACGGAGCAGGAGGGCGTGTTCGTCGCCGGTGACGCCGGCCGCGGTCAGTCCCTCATCGTGTGGGCTATCGCAGAGGGCCGGGCAGCGGCAGCCGCTGTTGACCGGTATCTTGAAGGGGAGACGCAGTTGCCGTCTCCGATCCGTCCCACCGACCGCGGCATCCTCGTCTGA